One window from the genome of Diabrotica virgifera virgifera chromosome 6, PGI_DIABVI_V3a encodes:
- the LOC126886206 gene encoding piggyBac transposable element-derived protein 4-like: MNNTDDILQSGSNSNKKIKLDMKKKLTEEELLRLLETSDEEFSDFLDSDSEYLPESEDEIENTLPTALIEDTEDTPNLLVDVDESDKWKENFDGMKNFPFLKHQELLVEVSDNNPVDFFRMLLTDECLQQVCDETNRYAEHIFLSNAGATHSRIFDWKILTSEELLVFLGLVLHMGHISLPRIEDYWKKKDPLFANAIFSTFMGRNRFMVIMRCLHFNNNPEEGEQVPEDRIYKIRPMINFFNKRMEEVYYPDRNLSLDESMVLHRGRLNFRQYLKNKKHKYGIKLYMLTEPNGLILKFLVYSGMFDDSGGKGHVNLFRSIVSTYGYF; the protein is encoded by the exons ATGAATAACACTGACGATATTTTACAAAGTGgctcaaattcaaataaaaaaataaaattagatatgaaaaaaaaattaacagagGAAGAACTTTTGAGATTATTAGAAACAAGCGATGAAGAATTTAGTGACTTTCTTGATTCAGACAGTGAATATTTACCAGAATCTGAGGatgaaattgaaaatactttACCTACAGCACTTATTGAGGATACGGAAGATACG CCTAATCTACTCGTTGATGTTGATGAAAGCGATAAATGGAAAGAAAATTTTGATGGTatgaaaaattttccttttttaaaacACCAAGAGTTACTAGTAGAAGTTTCCGATAATAATCCAGTTGACTTTTTTCGGATGCTACTTACAGATGAATGTTTGCAGCAAGTATGTGATGAGACAAACAGGTATGCCGAGCACATTTTCTTATCTAATGCAGGGGCGACACATTCTAGGATTTTCGATTGGAAAATTTTGACTTCCGAAGAACTGCTAGTCTTTTTAGGATTAGTTCTACACATGGGTCATATTTCGTTGCCTAGGATTGAGGATTATTGGAAAAAGAAAGATCCTCTTTTTGCTAATGCAATTTTTTCCACTTTTATGGGCCGGAACAGATTTATGGTCATAATGCGATGTTTGCATTTTAATAATAATCCAGAAGAGGGAGAACAAGTACCTGAAGACAGAATTTATAAAATTAGACCGATGATAAACTTTTTCAATAAGAGAATGGAAGAAGTTTATTATCCTGATCGTAATTTGAGCTTAGATGAGTCAATGGTATTACACAGAGGACGACTTAATTTTAGACAatacttaaaaaacaaaaaacataaatatgGGATTAAGTTGTATATGTTGACCGAACCAAATGgtctaattttaaaatttttagtttattcTGGAATGTTTGACGATTCAGGTGGAAAAGGACATGTTAACCTGTTCCGCTCCATCGTATCCACGTATGGATATTTTTAG